In the genome of Nocardioides seonyuensis, one region contains:
- a CDS encoding 1,4-dihydroxy-2-naphthoyl-CoA synthase, producing the protein MSAIEGVSEIFDPEAWDVVPGFEDLTDLTYHRAREHGTVRIAFDRPDVLNAFRPHTVDELLRTLDHARMSADVGCVILTGNGPSAKNGKWAFCTGGDQRIRGRAGYQYEDKAIGADDTGAEEPSVIDKARLARLHILECQRLIRFMPKVVICVVPGWAAGGGHSLHVVCDLTLASREHARFKQTDADVGSFDGGYGSAYLARQVGQKFAREIFFLAEEYDADTMHRMGAVNRVVEHAELERVALDWGRKINGKSPTAQRMLKYSFNLLDDGLVGQQLFAGETTRLAYMTDEAQEGRDQFLEKREPDWSPYPWYY; encoded by the coding sequence ATGAGCGCCATCGAGGGAGTCAGCGAGATCTTCGACCCCGAGGCCTGGGACGTCGTACCCGGCTTCGAGGACCTGACCGACCTGACCTACCACCGGGCCCGCGAGCACGGCACGGTCCGCATCGCCTTCGACCGCCCCGACGTGCTCAACGCCTTCCGCCCGCACACGGTCGACGAGCTGCTCCGCACCCTCGACCACGCCCGCATGAGCGCCGACGTCGGGTGCGTGATCCTCACCGGCAACGGCCCCAGCGCCAAGAACGGCAAGTGGGCCTTCTGCACCGGCGGCGACCAGCGCATCCGCGGCAGGGCCGGCTACCAGTACGAGGACAAGGCCATCGGGGCCGACGACACCGGCGCAGAGGAGCCGAGCGTCATCGACAAGGCCAGGCTCGCGCGCCTGCACATCCTCGAGTGCCAGCGCCTCATCCGCTTCATGCCCAAGGTCGTCATCTGCGTCGTGCCCGGCTGGGCCGCCGGCGGGGGGCACAGCCTCCACGTCGTGTGCGACCTGACCCTCGCCTCGCGCGAGCACGCCCGCTTCAAGCAGACCGACGCCGACGTCGGCTCCTTCGACGGCGGCTACGGCTCGGCCTACCTCGCCCGCCAGGTCGGGCAGAAGTTCGCCCGCGAGATCTTCTTCCTCGCCGAGGAGTACGACGCCGACACGATGCACCGCATGGGTGCGGTCAACCGGGTGGTCGAGCACGCCGAGCTCGAGAGGGTCGCTCTCGACTGGGGGCGCAAGATCAACGGCAAGAGCCCGACCGCCCAGCGGATGCTGAAGTACTCCTTCAACCTCCTCGACGACGGACTCGTCGGCCAGCAGCTCTTCGCCGGTGAGACCACGCGGCTGGCCTACATGACCGACGAGGCGCAGGAGGGTCGCGACCAGTTCCTCGAGAAGCGCGAGCCGGACTGGTCGCCCTACCCCTGGTACTACTGA
- a CDS encoding EamA family transporter, translating into MPLRHVLLAVLVSVLWGLNFMAIHASLQQFPPLFLVGLRFLVIAVPAVLLIPRPDVPLRWLVGYGLGFGTLQFIGLYLGMAAGFPAGLASLVLQASAPFTVALGAALLRERITPRQVLGVVVAVAGLALVGVSRASATSWWPFLLVVLGGLGWAFGNLASRQAAAPNPLHLTLWMSVVPPVPMFALSLVVEGPQQIGDALASSVSPAAVLAWLGLAYTVVAGTVVGSGIWVWLMARHAAGVVAPFSMLVPVTGILAGWVLLDQSPTLLELAGGVLVVGGVLWATVRRRPTVVVPVPAAEPARTL; encoded by the coding sequence ATGCCCTTGCGCCACGTCCTGCTCGCGGTCCTCGTGTCCGTCCTGTGGGGGCTCAATTTCATGGCGATCCACGCCTCGCTCCAGCAGTTCCCGCCGCTGTTCCTGGTCGGGCTCCGCTTCCTCGTGATCGCGGTCCCCGCGGTCCTGCTCATCCCACGTCCCGACGTGCCCCTGCGCTGGCTGGTGGGGTACGGCCTGGGCTTCGGGACCCTCCAGTTCATTGGGCTCTACCTCGGGATGGCCGCCGGCTTCCCGGCCGGCCTCGCGTCCCTCGTGCTGCAGGCCTCGGCTCCCTTCACGGTCGCCCTCGGGGCCGCGCTGCTTCGTGAGCGCATCACGCCCCGGCAGGTCCTCGGCGTCGTCGTGGCCGTCGCGGGGCTCGCGCTGGTCGGGGTGTCCCGCGCCAGCGCCACGAGCTGGTGGCCCTTCCTGCTGGTCGTGCTGGGCGGCCTGGGCTGGGCCTTCGGCAACCTGGCCAGCCGCCAGGCGGCGGCGCCCAACCCTCTCCACCTCACGCTGTGGATGTCAGTCGTGCCGCCGGTGCCGATGTTCGCGCTGTCGCTCGTGGTCGAAGGACCCCAGCAGATCGGCGACGCACTCGCCTCCTCTGTCTCCCCCGCCGCCGTGCTGGCGTGGCTCGGGCTGGCCTACACGGTGGTGGCCGGCACGGTCGTGGGCTCGGGCATCTGGGTCTGGCTGATGGCACGCCACGCCGCCGGTGTGGTCGCGCCCTTCTCGATGCTCGTCCCCGTCACCGGGATCCTCGCCGGCTGGGTGCTGCTCGACCAGTCGCCCACGCTGCTCGAGCTGGCCGGTGGGGTGCTCGTGGTCGGCGGCGTCCTCTGGGCGACCGTACGACGACGCCCCACCGTCGTCGTACCCGTGCCGGCGGCGGAGCCGGCACGCACACTTTGA
- a CDS encoding LysR family transcriptional regulator has product MNVAHLELLRELAARGSLAAVAAATQRTPSALSQQLRTAERELGVALVEPVGRGLRLTAEGRLLADSADEVTAVIAQVQGRLDAAIGQPRGTVRIGTLPSAGTALLPPLLERLAGSEIEVDLDDFDLAEADYAARTLDVDIVIAHSLTGRFPPGTDHLTCRVLAHEPIDVAMPSDHPLAAHDRLRPEHLHGTTWIGVPVGYPFDTILQAVERANGERLERWVRLRDNRIIEALVRQGAGLALLPRFTTPLGDGLTTRPLLGVRAERTISALCRPDRHARLAVRHVVDELVAIGGGL; this is encoded by the coding sequence ATGAACGTGGCGCACCTCGAGCTCCTGCGCGAGCTCGCCGCCCGCGGCAGCCTCGCCGCCGTGGCCGCTGCCACCCAGCGGACCCCGTCCGCGCTGTCCCAACAGCTGCGCACCGCCGAGCGCGAGCTGGGCGTGGCGCTGGTCGAGCCCGTCGGCCGCGGGCTCCGGTTGACCGCCGAGGGTCGGCTACTCGCCGACAGCGCCGACGAGGTGACGGCCGTGATCGCGCAGGTGCAGGGGCGGCTCGACGCAGCCATCGGGCAACCACGCGGCACGGTGCGGATCGGCACGTTGCCCTCGGCGGGCACCGCTCTGCTGCCGCCGCTCCTCGAGCGGCTGGCGGGCTCGGAGATCGAGGTCGACCTGGACGACTTCGACCTTGCGGAGGCCGACTACGCAGCTCGGACGCTCGACGTCGACATCGTCATCGCCCACAGCCTCACCGGCCGCTTCCCTCCCGGGACAGACCACCTCACCTGCAGGGTGCTGGCCCACGAGCCCATCGACGTCGCCATGCCGTCGGACCATCCCCTCGCCGCCCACGACCGGCTGCGACCCGAGCACCTGCACGGCACCACGTGGATCGGGGTGCCGGTCGGCTACCCCTTCGACACGATCCTCCAAGCCGTGGAGCGCGCGAACGGCGAGCGCCTGGAGAGGTGGGTGCGGCTGCGCGACAACCGGATCATCGAGGCGCTCGTCCGGCAGGGGGCGGGGCTGGCGCTGCTGCCCCGCTTCACGACGCCGCTCGGCGACGGGCTCACCACCCGCCCGCTGCTCGGCGTGCGCGCCGAGCGCACGATCTCGGCGCTGTGCCGCCCCGACCGCCACGCCCGTCTCGCCGTACGACACGTCGTAGACGAGCTCGTCGCCATCGGCGGCGGCCTCTGA
- a CDS encoding response regulator, producing the protein MPQSAVKDTIRVYLLDDHVMIRRGVRSFLEAEQDLQVAGESGRVSEALTEVLELSPDVAVLDVELPDGNGIDLCRQIRSLDPTIKVVVHGEEDDEDMMVSAYLAGASGYLHKQSSVEDLVKGVRWVGQGWSLIQPHIAMRVIELRKIEQAAAPDAMASLTATQAAILELITDGLTNKQIGERLYLAEKTVKNHVTTLFAKLGVQGRTQAAVLASRYRG; encoded by the coding sequence ATGCCGCAGAGCGCAGTGAAGGACACGATCCGTGTCTACCTGCTCGACGACCACGTGATGATCCGTCGTGGTGTCCGGTCCTTCCTCGAGGCCGAGCAGGACCTCCAGGTCGCCGGCGAGTCGGGACGGGTCTCCGAGGCGTTGACCGAGGTCCTCGAGCTGTCGCCCGACGTCGCGGTCCTCGACGTCGAGCTGCCCGACGGCAACGGCATCGACCTGTGCCGTCAGATCCGCTCGCTGGACCCCACGATCAAGGTCGTCGTCCACGGCGAGGAGGACGACGAGGACATGATGGTGAGCGCCTACCTCGCCGGCGCCAGCGGCTACCTCCACAAGCAGTCGTCGGTGGAGGACCTCGTCAAGGGCGTGCGCTGGGTGGGCCAGGGCTGGTCGCTGATCCAGCCCCACATCGCGATGCGCGTCATCGAGCTGCGCAAGATCGAGCAGGCGGCAGCGCCCGACGCCATGGCCTCGCTCACCGCCACGCAGGCCGCGATCCTCGAGCTGATCACCGACGGCCTGACCAACAAGCAGATCGGCGAGCGGCTCTACCTCGCCGAGAAGACCGTGAAGAACCACGTCACGACGCTGTTCGCCAAGCTGGGCGTCCAGGGGCGCACCCAGGCCGCGGTGCTCGCCTCCCGCTATCGCGGCTGA